The genomic interval CACGATGGAGTCATATATGTTGGTAGTTCCAGTCAGGCCATATACTATACCCATTGCTAGTATAATTATGGCCGATGAAAGAGCACCAAATAAAAAGTATTTAATCGATGCTTCATTTGAAACGGGATCTCGCTTATTAAAGGCCGCAAGTGCATATGTTGGAATTGACATCAATTCCCAGGCCACCAACAACATCACGAAATCTGTAGAATAGCCTATAAGTATCATACCGATGCTAGATAGCAATATTAACGAATAATAGGCTGCATGGTTACTTTTCTTCTTCATATAACTCCATGAGGAAACAGTCACCATTATGGAAACTATTAGAAATGCGATTGAAAAGAATGCACCAAAAATATCATCAGCAATTACACCGCTATTTGTAAGTGAAAGAGCTGGAAGATTCTCACCAGAAAAGATTCTATAAATTACAACTGCGAGTGCTAATGCGAGCGCTCCAAAAGCAATAGCGCTATAGACCTTGTTTTTAGAACCTCTCTCTTTGTTGAGAGCATCCAAGATGGGTATTAACAGAGCAACACTACCAAGAATTACGGTTACTATAGCTGGTGTTGAAAAGATATCAATCATTGTAACTCACTCATTCTCCTTTTAACTCAATAATAACAAGGTAATTAGTATTATGCCCGCTGAGAAAACATAGAGATAAGTTTGTACGTTACCCGATTGTGCTGCCTTAGCAACTTTAGACATGAAAACCATCGAATGTTGCACTGATGGATTGATCCCATACATTAGTATATTTTCAAAGTATTTGTTAACTCTTCTGTAGAAGCCAAGGGGAATTATAACACCTAGCCAATACAAAAGCGAGTTAAGGTACCATCTGTTGTAAAGGAATTTCCACAAGGCCTTTGACACAACATTGTCGTTGATTTTGGTAGGATCTGCTGCTCTTTTGATATAAAAGAGGTATCCTAAAAATCCACCTACTCCAAATGCCGTCACTGCGGCTATTACAGCCAATGGATTTAGTTCTAACGCATCCTGAGCTTCTGCATGTCCCTCAGCTTGCTGCTGCGGCTGAACTGCGACGTCTTCATTTTCTGATGCGGTTGCTAAAGGTTCAATTTCTCCGCCTTCTATTATACCAAATGAAGTAGCAAGGTAAACAGAAAATAGATGATGAAGCTGGCCTTCAAAAGCAAATCCTACTAAACCTATAGCTATAGATGCAATTGCCAAGACTGCAAAAGGCAGCCACATCAGTTGGTTTACCTCTCGTATGTGGTGTCCCTTGTTTTCGATATTTGTTACATTTTGACTTGGTTTGCCAAAGAACACTAGCCCAACCATTCTAAATGTATAGAAGGCAGTCATTACCGCTACGGTCACCGCTATGAAAAACAAATATGAAGAAAATTCGTAGTTAGATTCTAAAATAGACGCAAATATTGCATCTTTGCTCCAGAATCCAGATGTAATAAGCGGAGCCCCAGCCAACGACAAACTCGCGAGCAACATAAAGATATACGTTTTCTTCATATTCTTTCGCAACCCACCCATGTCATTCATGAATCTTGAATGTACAGTATGTAGTATAGCACCTGCGGCCATGAAAAGTGATGCTTTGAATAAAGCATGGCTAATTAAATGGAAAAAGCCTGCTGTATAGCCATCTACAAAATTTGTACTTAAACCAGCTATACCTAGAGCCAGCATCATATACCCTATTTGAGAGCCAGTAGAATATGCAAGCACTTTTTTTATTTCAGGGTTAACCAATGCTTGCGTAGCTAATAACATCGCAGTAATAGCTCCAACCCAAGCAACTATTTCAAAAAATTGCTGCATGTTAAATACTGACAGTGCAAAGAACAAAGGTCCTATTCGGGCCACTAAGAATACTCCAGCCTTTACCATTGTTGCCGCATGAATTAATGCTGAAACAGAAGTAGGGCCAGTCATGGCTTCTAATAACCATTCATTTAATGGAAATTGAGCAGACTTGCCTATAGCCCCACCAAATATTAGGACCGCGGCGGGCACCAACAAATTCTGTTGCATCATCTCATGAGCCCAGGTCTGATCTGCCAGTAGTTCTCTAAATCCAAACGTTCCTGCATACATGAATATCATAAACATACCCGAGAGCATCATTATATCACCGGCGCGGTTAAGCAAAAAGGCCTTTATACCAGCATGGGTCGGCGAAGTCCACTGAGGTATCCCCCATGCAGTGTGACCCTCTTTACCAACATAGTCTTTCTTTCTGTCCTGATACCAAAACCCAATAAGGGCATAGGATGCTAAACCTACTCCTTCCCATCCAAAGAACACCATCAAAAGATTATCGGACAATACAATAAGCTGCATTGATCCAATAAAGAATAACATAAAGAACCAATATCGAATTAGTGACTTTTCTTTATGCATATATGAAACAGAATATACAAAAATAGCAGCAGAGATCCAGGCAACGAGATTGCTCATTATAATGGCCAAAGGATCAGCCAATACTCCCGCTTCTAGGTTAAGTGCTGAAAACCATGGAATCTGACTGTGAATATCCCCATTTGATAATCCAATAGGAAGAATACTAAGTGCCAAGAATGCGCTTAATAGTGAAAAACCTACCGCTACATAGCTCTTGATTTTCTCACTTTTTTTCCTCAAGAGAGGAATAAATGCAGCTCCAATAAACGGGGTCATCCAAATAAGCCATGCATTAACCCCCAAGCCCTCAAATCCAATTGCGTCTACCATTTCAAATTACCTATATTGTAACATAGGAAACCAAATGGTTACCCGAAATTAAATGTGTCTTTTGAGTCATTATGGTCGCCAAAGTATTAGTAACGTTATTAACGTGATTGTTTTGTTCTCCGTTTGTTCCTCCACTTGACGTAGTAGTATTAACTTGGTTTTGGTTTTGAGAGGAAGATGCCCCAATCTTTACGGGTTTCAATTCATTAGGAGTTTCGTCATACAAGTTCTCGACATATCCAATAATGGGTTTGTAAAGTAAATCGGGATACAAACCAAGTATCAAAGTAAGAGATGCCAATATCCCCATTGTAACTAAAACATACTTACTCGAATCACGAACATTTTTTAATGTTTCTGGGACTACTCCATAAAATATTCTCTTATACATCCACAAGATATATGCAGATGTCAAGATTGTAGCTGAAATGGCTAAAGCAAAAGAAACCGCCTTTAATGAACTCCAGTCAACAACTGCGTTCTGCAATGCTCCATTAAACAGTACCCATTCTGACATAAATCCACTTGTGATTGGCACACCAATTATAGTAAGTCCCCCGATCATGGCAAAAACTGCAGTGTATGGCATTTTGCCTCCCAATCCACCTAATTTATCCATATTACGTGTCCCAGTCTGCAAAATTATTCCACCAGCCATCATGAACAACAATCCCTTTCCTAAAGCATGTGTCACATACATGAATATTGCCCCGCTTATTCCGAGAACACTTTCTGAACCTATTCCAAAGAGTAGATATCCCATGGAACTGATACTTGAATACGCCAAGACTCGTTTGATATCTTTTTGCATTAGGGCCATCGCTCCACCATATATCATAGTGATCAAACCCCAAATGTTGATATAAATCGCATAATCAGAATAATTCCCTGGTCCGGAAAGCAGATCTATCCAAATTCTAATTAGACCATATGCACCTATACCAGTCATCGCCGAAGAAATTAATACGGTTATGGGAGTTGGTGCATCAGTATACGTATCAGGTAGCCATACGTGAACTAGAAAAGCACCTAATTTTACGGCGAATCCAATAATTAATGCAGCGACGATTACTGCGATCCATGCCGCGGGTATCTGAGAAACGTTGGCTTTGACGACATCATAGTCAAAACCACCAGACAAAAAGCCCATTGCCATCAACCCAAGTAACATAATTACAGCACCGACATGGGCCCAGAAGAAGAACATCAAAGCAGTTCTTTTTCTCTTCCCATATCCAAAAAATGCAATCAAAAAGAATGAGGGAACAAGCATTAATTCAAAAAATACATAAAATTCAAACAAATTAGTTGCTAAAACAGTCCCAAGCATCCCCATTGCGAATACAAGATAAAGTGAATAATATAGCCCCAGTTGTTCATTAAGATATGATTTTTGATCGGTTGTCAACAACAAAGTCGACATAGATTTGCCATCCTTTGCTGAATATAGATCACTTTCAGTGTCATTATAAGCCGAACTATCATTTGATGATTTTGAATTTTTGAGCTGATCAAATTGTATCAAAATTTTTCTAACCATGTACGGCTTTGAATAAATTACAATTATTGTAGATAAAAGATAAATTGTTATTGCGAAGGGAATGCTCAATCCGTCAAGCTTTAACCCAAAATGGCCTAATTGACTCCAATCAAAGATTTCTTGATAAGAACCCCCAGAACCCAGGTCAATACATGGAATAATTACTAGTGTGGTGGAGATAGCCAATATTCCAAAAGTCAACCACGTTGTAATGTTAATTCCCTTACGTTTACCTAAAAAATACACTACCGGAGATAATATCAAGGGCATAAATGTTGCCACCATAAGATAATAGGAAGAATCCACCATCTACATTCTCTTGCTCCGAATACCCCTACCTCAACGACATTAACTCCTTTTATATATTATACGGTTGAATAATGAGAAAAAATAATTATTTATTTGAAAAAATGGTTTAATTTTTGAGATTCTTGTACTCTGTAACATCTATATCCTTATAGAATCGGTAGGCCACGATGATAATTCCTAGCCCTACTGCTACCTCTGCTGCAGATATAGCTATAGAAAATAACACAAAGATCTGACCTTCTGGATTAGGCAGCATCCTGGAAAAAGCTATAAGAACAAGATTAACTGCATTAGCTATCAATTCGATTGAAAAAATTAATCTCAGGGCATTTCTTTTTACGACTAAACCGTAGATACCAATAGATATTAGGATTATAGCAATATATAGAAAATCAGTTGGTTGGTTCATTTCGTTCCTCAATATCCTCTCTTCGAGCCAATGCCAAAGCTCCTATTACGGCACTTGCTAATGTCAAAGCCAAAACAATCAGTACGGGAGAGTAATATGTTAATAACCCTTTCCCTATTTCCCGGACATCAAACACGGGGGTATTTTCACTAAATTTAAGCTGTGTGACAGTAGAGTTCCCAAGGATGGAAATGGCCATTACCAGAAAACCCAATCCCAATAAGATTCCGGCTATTTTTCTCTTTTTAGTCTCTTTTTTTGTAACAGTATTTGGTGCCCGGACAAGCATTACCGTAAAAATAATTAGTACCGCAACTGCACCAACATATACTGCAATCTGAAACATCGCAACAAAAGGTGCATCTAAAATAATAAAGTAACCGGCTATTCCTAACATCGAGATAGCTAATGCGATTCCACCGTATAGTAACTCTCTACTCTCCAGAGATAAGATAGCTGACCCAACTGTAATAATTGATAACCCTATGAAAACGCTATCTACCATGATAAGCACCACGTTTGCCAATTTTTATTTCTACTTCCCCATCATACTTTGGTTTGACTGCAAGCTGGGCAGGAGTATAAATCAGATGAGATTTCGTAAATGAAGATAATTCGTAATCGTTTGTCATATATAATGCATAAAATGGACATGCATCAACGCACAAACCACAAAAGACACATTTACCGTAATCAATTTGAGGCATTATAGATTTCTTGTTTTGTTTCCATTGCTCGTCAATTTTGACCATTGTTATGGCCTCTGCAATCCCCTCACATGCGATTGCACATAATTGACAGCCGGTACACTTGTCATGAAATAGTATATGTCTACCCCTAGTCCCAGCGATTCCAACTCCTTTTTTTGGGTCAAACTGGTAACCATCACCTACAAATTTCAATTTTTCTTGTGGATATCGGAAAGTAAATCTTTTCATAACAATATGCTTTGTACCCGATTCAAGAGCTTTGATAAATCCTGTTGCAGTGTTCATCTTATCGAAATCAGTCCTCCCGGTCCAATAACTCCACCGTAAATCAACATTAATACTACGAACAGATTTATGAATGTTAAAACGATCAACTTATACCACCCTGTGTGAAGCAAAATATCAATTCTAATTCTGGGATTGATACCTCTTACAATTAGCATCAAAAAGATTATGATGATAGTCTTTATTAAGAACCAGAATATCCCATTAACTGTTACTGGGTTGTACAATCCATCTAGAGCTAGCATTTGTAACAATGGTAAGTTAGATTCATGAGCTCCTGGAATCAGCTCAGGTGGAAAAATTTGGGGACCACTCCATCCTCCTAAAAAGAGGACTACAAATAATCCAGCTAATGCATATAATTTTAGATAACTACCTAACTGAATTAGGCCATATATCATTCCGGTGGTCTCGGTTAACCAACCCGCTACAATTTCACTTTCAGCTTCGGGTAAATCGAACGGTATTCTTTCTAGTTCGGCCAAAGAAGATATGAAAAACACAAAAGCGTTGATTGGCAGTATGAATATATTCCAAAACAGGTTTTGTGATCTAGCAATTTCGGTTAGATTTAGCGAAGAAGACAAGATCACAACTGGTAATGCGGATAGGAAAAAGGGTATTTCAAAGGCGATCATTTGATGCAATGCCCTCAATCCCCCAATGAATGGATACTTACTGTTGCTTGCCCACGAGAATAAAAGAGCTATTAAAGGAAAGAATCCTAGAATGGCAAACGCAGCAATCAAGCCTACGTCCACATCCGCAACAACCCAGCCATCAGCTACAGGAATCAACGCAACAACAGCGGCAGCGGTGGATACGAACATTATGGGAGCGAGCCAAAATATTGGTTTATCCGCTCCTGAAGGTACAATTATTTCTTTTGTGAGTAACTTTAACCCATCAGCGAGAAGCTGAAATATTCCTTCTACCTTACCAGCATAAAGCGGTCCAACACGCAATTGCATCTTGGCTAAAAGTTTTCGTTCAACAAAGATGGTAGCTGCTGCTATTAATGCAGCAAACCCGAAACCAGGGAAAATAGCTGCTCTGAACAAATCAGTATGAACAAAAAATTGTACTATAGGCAGGGTTCTAGAGGGGTCAACCATCATAGAGAAGAAGAGATACGGCGTCAAAACCTGTCCATCAACTTCCGGCAATGGCACATAGAACAAGACGAAAAATATAATCGGGAGTATAAGTAATGTAACTAATACAAGGACTACAAAAACTAGCCATACAATACTGCCAACAAAGTTTCCAAATCTAAAATCAGGAGTAAGCGATCCCATTATCTGTCAGCCTCCACAGGCCAATAATTCAAAGACCAATATATAGCAGGCATATCTCCAAGTTTTGAACCAGTAAGCAAAAATGGCAGTGCGAGTAAATTTCTGAATGATCCAACAGAGGCTTTTACCCTATAAGGTTTAGGGGAGCCATCACTAACCACATGATACCCCAACGCACCTCTACCTGACTCCACCCGCTTATAAGTTTCTCCAGGTGAACTCTTTATATTAAACTGCAATTTTTCCCTAACGTCTCCCGATTCGGGCATTTTGTCAAGAAGTTGTCTAATAATATGACATGATTCGCGCATGTCAAGTACCGGAACATATGCTCGAGCAAAAGAATCACAGGTTTTCATATATTGTACTTGAAAATCAATCTCATCATAAACGTCATAGGGTTCTACTTTTCTAACATCAAAAGGAACTCCAGATGCCCTCAGAACGGAGCCTGTTACCCCCAACTTTATGGCATCTTCTTTTGTTAAGATCCCTACGCCCTCTGTTCTTTGTCTTAATAACGGATTATTGAAAAATATGTCATCATATTCTTTAATTCTTTTTTCAAAATAGTTAACTTGAGCCAAACATTTCTCTTTAAAATTATTTGGAATATCATTTCGAACTCCGCCAGGAATATTAAATGCGTTAGTAACTCTTGCGCCAGTTAAACGCTCGAGCAAATCAATTAGCAATTCCCTATCTCCTGCTGGCCACATAAACATGGTAGAATGTCCCAGAAAAATTCCATAAATTGCTAACCAGTAAAGAGTGTATGAAAGCCTGCTTAACTCAGATGCTAAAGCGCGAATAAACTGTCCTCTTCGAGGGACGGTAATTCCGACGAGATCTTCAACCGCCAAACTATATGCATATGTGATATTACAAGAATCATGGATTACAGGTCGTTCCAAATGAGGTATATTTTGAAAATGATTACGGTATTCACACATTTTTTCGTGTCCCCTATGTACATACCCAGGATCTGGATCTACGTATACTATATAATCACCATCCACTTTAATTACGAATCTAAAATGTCCAGAACCTGGATGTTGAGGACCAACACTCAGAGTCATTAAGCGATCTTCTTCAGTCTCCTTTGTTATCTGAAGGGCCAATTTCTTTGCTTCATTTATTTTTTCTTCTATAGTACTCAATTCATTTATCTCCCTTTAATTCTGAAATCCTTTCGAAGTGGTGGTATGTCTGCCCAATCTTCCGGTAGGATAAACCGCTCATTTCGTGGATGACCCAGAAAGTAAACACCCAACATTTCGTAAGTCTCACGCTCATGGTATTCGACACTAGGGAATATATTTATTAAACTATTGGATTTTGGATCGTCTCTGTTAACTCTCGCAGACAAAATAACAATATACGGGTAGTAATCTGTATTACTATAAGAACCCAGATGATAATTGAGTTCAATTTCGTTGTCAGAGGGATAATCAGTTCCTGATGCAGATTCCGCGTGATCAAAGCCATGGTTGTTTCTCAAAAAAAGGGCTGTCTCAACTAAATTTTCTGGCTTTACCATAATTTTGGAGCGATATTCCTTCTTGTAAACTATTTTTGTGTTATTTCCAAAATTAGTAGTTATTGAGGTAAGCAAATTATTAGACAGTGGATAATTTGAATCCTCTTCTTTAAGCTCTATCTCATTTTCCTGTTTGATTTTTGGAGAGGACTTATCCATTATTTTATTTTCGACCTTTTGATTTTTTCTTGCAACAGCATAGTCCCCTGAATTAACGTCTCTGGTCTTGGAGGACAACCAGGTACGTATACATCTACCGGTACAATACTATCGATTCCGGGCAAAACATTATAAGAATCTAAATAAAGTCCCCCAGTAATTGCGCATGCACCCATTGCTATAACATACTTTGGCTCAGGCATTTGATCATATACCATTCTAAGGCGAGGGGCCATTTTTCTGGTTACCGTTCCTTGGACCACTATAAGATCACATTGTCGTAAGGATCCAAAAGCTTCAAGAATACCAAATCTTTCCGCATCATACCTTGGACTCGATACTGCTCCAAATTCGACACTACAGCATGCAGTTTCTAAATGAACCGGCCATAAGGACCATACACGACCCCAATTTATCGCATAACCGAGGGGCTCGTCCAAAGCTTTTACAAGCACATCACCTAGCTTTGATACTAAAACATTAAAATTGGTAGGGTTAACGAGATCTTTTATCATACCTCTACACTTGATTGTATTTAGATTTCAAGTTATTAATACCTATTGGGATTGTAAAGTTTACCATATACCTTTCCTTCCTGCTAAGAACAAAGCATAACCCATAGCAGCAAACATGATTCCTAGGAATCCGATCATTGGCAACGTTGCTTCTTTAGGTATAGAAAAGAATGTGGTACCCCAGGCATATAGAAATATTGACATTACATCAAAAACAACAAACATGAGAATGTACGAATAATACTGCATCATGAAATGTGATCGTCCTTCTCCCGAAGGTACCTGACCACATTCCATGGGAAGAAATTTCACTGGATTATGTCTCCGCCTCGTCATTAGTAGTCTTGATAAAACTATCGAAGGGACTCCAGCCAAAATTCCAAACCCAAATAAATATAATATTGGAAGAAATTGTGTAGCGGTTTCTCCTGCCAAATTGAAATTGGCTGAGAATAGAAGATATAAATATCTTTATATTAATTCGTCTTCCCGGTGGGAATTTATCACAAAAATAGATTTTAGAAATTAAAGGGTAAAAGAGCGCCTTCACTAAAGATGGTAATAAGGGTCATTGGTAGAGACTTGGGCCCACTATGAGGAGTATTTATTTGGGTGTAAAACATATTTACCACCAAAACCAATAGCTAACGTTTAATACCTTCTATGATGCCTGTTTGGACTTTATTTGATTTCTTTATATTCATTTATAATTATGTATAGAAGTATACGGGTGATTCATAACAACTCAGTGTCACTTGTGTCACTTTGTAATATAGGCTGCCAAATAAAACTTGGAAGTTAATTAATGGTCTTTGATAATTATATGTAAAATTACTTAAAAGGCCACAAAGGTCATTATATGTATGATTTAGAATGGGGCACTATGTACGCTTATGGTATTAGAGCCAGAGATAAGACGACCTTGACAAGGGGTCCAAACTACACCATAATACATGGGCCCCTTTAATGTAGTAAATAAGTTAAACACAGAAAGTTTCCATAAAAGAATTTATTTTTCGAACGTTTGTTTTTACTTCTTTATGACAATATTAAACAATTGTTTGGCCAATAATTTTGGATGATTCAAGGCAACTCTAAGCATTTTAGAGGGAGTAAAGTCTGATTTTATGAAATCAAGAAATTCGTCAATATTCAGTCCTTTTATTATTTCGATTTCCTTATCCCATTCAGTATCCGATAGACCAAGCCATCGTGCCTGGACTTTAAGTGCAGAATTTATTTTTTTCTCCAGTGTTTTTTTGTTGGCCACTTCATACGGTTTTAAAGAATCCAAGTTAGATCCATATGAGAGAGATTCCACTCCAACTTTCCCTGCCAGTCTACCAAACTCAATAGCGTATCGTATTCCTTCCAAAACGAGTGGATTTGCCTGTCCTACACTATCACCCACCAAAATTAATCCGTCGTAGATGCTCTTCGCTCTTAGTCCTTGATTTGGTATCAGTCCTATGTGGAACTCTAGAGGCTGAATTTTACCCATATTACCAAGAGGATTAATCTTGTCTACAATCAGCCCGTTTAGTTTCCTTATTGGATCTTCTGGGGAATTTGGTTTGCCGATACCTACTCCTATTCTCACCCTATTTTCGGAGAGTGGAAAAACCCATGCATATCCGGCCTCTGAATACATACTCCCCACCATGAGCGTAAGCGTTGATTTATCAACTTTATCACAATAACACTCGTATTCTGCCCCCGCACCGTATCTCCGCCACTCTGTTACATAGCCCAGCTTTCTAGCAACAAAACTACTAAATCCAGATGCATCTATTACCAGAAGAGATTCGATCGATTCTGGACCGGACATCGAAGTAATTTTTAAAGTGTTAATTTTAGTGAGTGAGTCTCTAGAAATATCAGTAACTTGGCTTTTTACAAAAAGGTCGGCGCCAGCCGCTGCAGCCTTGCTGGCTAATAACTGATAAGTTTTTCTCACATCCAAAACACAGGCTGTATTTTCTTTTCCGGAGATCTTAATTTCATTATTAGGTGAAATGAAGGCAAAGTCTCTTATCGGATTGTAATATTCTTTTGAAATGCCATAATTTTCCATTTCTCTTATCCAACTTACGCCGCTTGTCCTTACGTTGTGGCCAAATGATGGGTCTTTTTCGAAAAGGGCAACTTTAGCACCCTGTTTTGAAGCAGAGTATGCAGCAGAGAGTCCTGCGGGACCACCACCTACTATAGCAATATCATATCTCAAAGATTCTCTTTCAGACTTAATTCATGGTTTATGGTTTTATAGTTTTGCGAATAAATAATTTTACACATTTCGTCTCGTTTCGCAAGTAATGGTGCATGCATACTCTATAAATCCCAAATTGTCGGTAAAAAGTCATTTTTAAGATTTAAACCGATATTAACTAGATTAGAACGTATAATAATTTAGCCCGTCTCAGATCCTATAGTTATTTAACAACATAAAATCGTAATTTACCAATCAATCACTCTAACAATTAAATAAAAATGGACATTAATGACAAATATAGTGATATTTTTACGAAGACGAAATCAAGAGGATTTCAATATAGAAACGAAAATGCTTGATGAAAATTTACAGCCTATAGTTAAATCTATTGAAGAAGTTAGTGACGATCAAAGAGAAATCGTTAAAAGATTTAAAATAGAGATGGAAAATTTTGTAATTGAACGAACACTAGATAGTTGTATAAAAACATTGAATTCGTCCATGCAATTGGCTAATGTGAGAGAACAATTGTTGGATATTTACAAGCAATATATTTCCATCCTTGAGAGTGAATTAAAAAAAGCATTAAAAGAAAATCAAAAATAAATTGGTAAGTTTTTCATAACTTAATAATAGGGATGAATGAGTTCCTGATGAATACTCAAAAATTTTTCGTTGGGAAAAACAATTCCCGCTAACTGAATAAAATTCTATTTTGTATCGTTCCCAAGCCTTCTATTGAAATTTCTACTATATCATCATGTTTGAGATATCGTGGCTCTTTCATTGACATTGCAACTCCTGCAGGGGTCCCTGTAGAAATAATATCACCAGGTTCAATAGTTATCAAATTACTCAAAGAAGATATTATTTTACGAATTGGTATTACCATATTGCTACTAGATGAATTCTGCCTTGTTTCTCCATTTACTTTGGTTGTTATGCGTAAATTTTGTGGGTCGTTTATTTCATCCTTTGTTGTTATCCAAGGACCACAAGGAGCAAATGTGTCGATGCTTTTTCCACGTGTAAATTGCTTGTCTCTAAACTGTATATCACGGGCAGAGACGTCGTGAAATATCATATATCCAAAAACAGCATTTAGCGAATCCTCTTCAGTTACTTTTTTAATGCGTGAGCCTATTATTACTGCAATTTCAGCCTCATAATCAAGCCTCTTTACGTATGAAGGTGAAATAACATCACCACGAGGTGAATTAAGAGCCGTTCGTGGTTTTAAAAAGATAACTGGCTCTTCAGAGGGTGTTAATCCTGCATCTCGCGCATGATCATAATAATTAAAAGCAAGACAGATAATTTTTGGAGGATTAGGGAGTGGAGCTAATAATTCTACCTCAGAGAGAGGTAATTCGAATTTTAAGGATTTTCCAACTTCATTTACTTCTGGGATCCATCCTCCAAATAAGAATTCCTTAATCCTAGGAGGGATGGGGATACCAGTTTCCTCTTGAATTTGTTCTTTTGTAATTATTTTCTGACCATCGTCCGAAACAATACCGTATGTTTCCATTGAATTTT from Candidatus Nitrosocosmicus hydrocola carries:
- a CDS encoding NADH-quinone oxidoreductase subunit B gives rise to the protein MIKDLVNPTNFNVLVSKLGDVLVKALDEPLGYAINWGRVWSLWPVHLETACCSVEFGAVSSPRYDAERFGILEAFGSLRQCDLIVVQGTVTRKMAPRLRMVYDQMPEPKYVIAMGACAITGGLYLDSYNVLPGIDSIVPVDVYVPGCPPRPETLIQGTMLLQEKIKRSKIK
- a CDS encoding NADH-quinone oxidoreductase subunit C, translated to MSSKTRDVNSGDYAVARKNQKVENKIMDKSSPKIKQENEIELKEEDSNYPLSNNLLTSITTNFGNNTKIVYKKEYRSKIMVKPENLVETALFLRNNHGFDHAESASGTDYPSDNEIELNYHLGSYSNTDYYPYIVILSARVNRDDPKSNSLINIFPSVEYHERETYEMLGVYFLGHPRNERFILPEDWADIPPLRKDFRIKGR
- a CDS encoding NAD(P)/FAD-dependent oxidoreductase codes for the protein MRYDIAIVGGGPAGLSAAYSASKQGAKVALFEKDPSFGHNVRTSGVSWIREMENYGISKEYYNPIRDFAFISPNNEIKISGKENTACVLDVRKTYQLLASKAAAAGADLFVKSQVTDISRDSLTKINTLKITSMSGPESIESLLVIDASGFSSFVARKLGYVTEWRRYGAGAEYECYCDKVDKSTLTLMVGSMYSEAGYAWVFPLSENRVRIGVGIGKPNSPEDPIRKLNGLIVDKINPLGNMGKIQPLEFHIGLIPNQGLRAKSIYDGLILVGDSVGQANPLVLEGIRYAIEFGRLAGKVGVESLSYGSNLDSLKPYEVANKKTLEKKINSALKVQARWLGLSDTEWDKEIEIIKGLNIDEFLDFIKSDFTPSKMLRVALNHPKLLAKQLFNIVIKK
- a CDS encoding fumarylacetoacetate hydrolase family protein; amino-acid sequence: MKIARVRLKNSMETYGIVSDDGQKIITKEQIQEETGIPIPPRIKEFLFGGWIPEVNEVGKSLKFELPLSEVELLAPLPNPPKIICLAFNYYDHARDAGLTPSEEPVIFLKPRTALNSPRGDVISPSYVKRLDYEAEIAVIIGSRIKKVTEEDSLNAVFGYMIFHDVSARDIQFRDKQFTRGKSIDTFAPCGPWITTKDEINDPQNLRITTKVNGETRQNSSSSNMVIPIRKIISSLSNLITIEPGDIISTGTPAGVAMSMKEPRYLKHDDIVEISIEGLGTIQNRILFS
- a CDS encoding NADH-quinone oxidoreductase subunit D; this encodes MTLSVGPQHPGSGHFRFVIKVDGDYIVYVDPDPGYVHRGHEKMCEYRNHFQNIPHLERPVIHDSCNITYAYSLAVEDLVGITVPRRGQFIRALASELSRLSYTLYWLAIYGIFLGHSTMFMWPAGDRELLIDLLERLTGARVTNAFNIPGGVRNDIPNNFKEKCLAQVNYFEKRIKEYDDIFFNNPLLRQRTEGVGILTKEDAIKLGVTGSVLRASGVPFDVRKVEPYDVYDEIDFQVQYMKTCDSFARAYVPVLDMRESCHIIRQLLDKMPESGDVREKLQFNIKSSPGETYKRVESGRGALGYHVVSDGSPKPYRVKASVGSFRNLLALPFLLTGSKLGDMPAIYWSLNYWPVEADR
- a CDS encoding NADH-quinone oxidoreductase subunit A gives rise to the protein MAGETATQFLPILYLFGFGILAGVPSIVLSRLLMTRRRHNPVKFLPMECGQVPSGEGRSHFMMQYYSYILMFVVFDVMSIFLYAWGTTFFSIPKEATLPMIGFLGIMFAAMGYALFLAGRKGIW